The DNA region GACGGACGGCGGTGCCTCGAGCAGCTTCACACCGAGCGCCTGGGCGCCGCGCCGGCTGTCGACCACGCCGAACTCCAGCCGTTGACCGGACTTGAGGTCGGTGACGCCGGCTGGCAGCGCTCCCTTCGGCAGGAACACGTCGCCGCCCTCGTCGCTGGTGACGAAGCCGTAACCCTTCCCTGCGTCGTACCACTTCACTCGACCCGTCGGCACCACTGACCTCGACT from Solwaraspora sp. WMMD791 includes:
- a CDS encoding cold shock domain-containing protein, which encodes MPTGRVKWYDAGKGYGFVTSDEGGDVFLPKGALPAGVTDLKSGQRLEFGVVDSRRGAQALGVKLLEAPPSVAELRRRPPEELHGLVEDMIKVLEAKVQPDLRRGRFPDRRTAQTVAQLVHAVARELET